A portion of the Segatella copri DSM 18205 genome contains these proteins:
- a CDS encoding TonB-dependent receptor: protein MKRFNGIALSVAFCSLASQAALAQTKIDTLKVQNLNEVIVKGVRAAKEAPYAVANIRKSELKQFSCSGQELPFLLSRTPGILAWSENGIGTGTTYMRIRGAAGSRINVTLDGVALNSPEDQTVFWANMNSYSSLLGSIQVQRGVGSSTNGDGAFGGSISMATADPSLTPTAEVTGSFGSYNTYHTGASFSTGLLGKHLIFDGAYHETATDGYVDGTAGRSGSYYGGLTWLGDNFKVSYKNIGNFEKTGQAWNGVLGGDYNSNFTLLEDGIRTYKDMYKAGLDKFNVLTGDLVRNDKGDYTITPYTLRDGSKWDKTTDNFYQNHNILSATWTPSSHWSHSLSLHYTYGYGYYKEFKNNAKFAKFGLVYKDAEGKKVKKSDFIRKKGLTQHTYGMVYNTNYKDEHWDVIGGLNLQQFRGNHWGYLTYIANQDAEKKFFGSNGKYKYYDSDAHKYDYSAFVKASYRFADYWNAFADLQYRRVEYKTDGINDKFIAQADGSYKNQELNINEKYNFFNPKAGISFNRDGHKAYASVAYGNREPERNNFTDNFNYPFPKEEKLLDVEFGYQYQSDNWHAGANFYYMDYDNQLAQTGQLSDIGEALTTNIKDSYRMGVELTAGWAPLSWLSVEGNAALSKNKIKDFDEYVSNWEDDTKPGVVHYDNSTLSYSPSAILNGFIDIHYAGFSATWHTNFVSRQYITNTEDRDFSLPCYSQSDLSLNYSAKVTKALGIKEVSFGVDINNIFNRHYAASAFTWGNAIGYGYTLDKRFKQIAYIPMADTTWMTHLTLKF from the coding sequence ATGAAAAGATTCAACGGGATCGCACTCAGTGTAGCGTTTTGCTCTTTGGCAAGCCAGGCTGCACTGGCACAGACAAAAATCGACACCTTGAAGGTGCAGAATTTGAATGAAGTGATTGTAAAAGGCGTACGTGCCGCAAAGGAAGCTCCATACGCCGTGGCTAACATCAGGAAATCAGAACTCAAACAATTCTCTTGCTCAGGTCAGGAATTGCCATTTCTCCTTTCTCGTACACCGGGCATTCTCGCCTGGAGTGAGAACGGTATCGGCACCGGTACTACCTATATGCGCATTCGTGGCGCTGCCGGAAGCCGCATCAATGTAACACTCGACGGAGTGGCTCTCAACTCACCGGAAGACCAGACCGTTTTCTGGGCTAACATGAACAGTTATTCTTCGCTCCTGGGCAGCATCCAGGTACAGCGCGGCGTAGGCTCTTCTACCAATGGCGACGGTGCCTTCGGTGGAAGCATCTCTATGGCTACAGCTGATCCTTCGCTCACCCCTACTGCAGAAGTTACCGGTTCTTTCGGTTCTTACAATACCTATCATACAGGCGCCAGCTTCTCTACAGGTCTGCTCGGCAAGCATCTGATTTTTGACGGTGCTTATCACGAGACAGCTACCGACGGTTATGTAGACGGCACAGCAGGCCGCTCAGGTTCTTACTATGGCGGACTGACCTGGCTGGGCGATAACTTCAAGGTAAGCTACAAGAACATCGGCAACTTCGAGAAGACCGGTCAGGCTTGGAACGGTGTGCTGGGCGGAGATTACAACTCTAACTTCACCCTCCTTGAGGATGGCATCCGCACTTATAAAGATATGTATAAGGCAGGTCTGGATAAGTTTAATGTGCTGACAGGTGATTTGGTTCGCAACGACAAGGGCGATTATACCATCACTCCTTATACCCTGCGCGACGGAAGCAAATGGGACAAGACAACTGATAACTTCTATCAGAACCACAACATCCTTTCGGCTACCTGGACACCAAGCAGCCACTGGAGCCACAGCCTCTCACTGCATTATACCTATGGCTACGGCTACTACAAGGAGTTCAAGAACAACGCCAAGTTTGCCAAGTTCGGACTCGTCTACAAGGATGCAGAAGGCAAGAAGGTTAAGAAGTCTGACTTCATCCGCAAGAAGGGACTCACCCAGCATACCTACGGCATGGTATACAATACCAACTACAAGGATGAGCACTGGGATGTTATCGGCGGATTGAACCTGCAGCAGTTCCGCGGCAACCACTGGGGATACCTTACTTATATCGCCAACCAGGATGCCGAGAAGAAGTTCTTCGGCAGCAACGGAAAGTATAAGTACTATGATTCTGATGCCCACAAGTATGACTACAGCGCTTTCGTCAAGGCAAGCTATCGCTTTGCAGACTACTGGAATGCCTTCGCTGACCTGCAGTATCGCCGTGTAGAATACAAGACCGACGGTATCAACGATAAATTTATCGCCCAGGCAGATGGCAGCTACAAGAACCAGGAGCTGAACATCAACGAGAAGTACAACTTCTTCAATCCTAAGGCAGGTATCAGCTTCAACAGGGATGGCCACAAGGCATACGCATCTGTAGCCTACGGCAACCGCGAGCCAGAGCGCAACAACTTTACCGACAACTTCAACTATCCATTCCCTAAAGAGGAGAAGCTGCTCGATGTTGAGTTCGGCTATCAGTATCAGAGCGACAACTGGCACGCAGGCGCCAACTTCTACTATATGGATTATGACAACCAGCTGGCTCAGACCGGACAGTTGAGTGACATCGGCGAGGCGCTGACCACCAACATCAAGGATTCTTACCGTATGGGCGTAGAGCTGACAGCCGGCTGGGCACCATTGTCATGGTTGTCTGTAGAAGGAAATGCCGCTTTGAGCAAGAACAAGATTAAGGACTTTGATGAGTATGTAAGCAACTGGGAAGATGATACGAAGCCAGGCGTAGTACATTACGACAACTCAACCCTCTCTTATTCTCCATCAGCCATCCTGAACGGATTTATCGACATCCACTATGCCGGTTTCTCTGCTACCTGGCACACCAACTTTGTAAGTCGCCAGTATATTACCAACACAGAAGACCGCGACTTCTCGCTGCCATGCTATTCACAGAGCGACCTGAGCCTGAACTACAGCGCTAAGGTAACCAAGGCACTCGGCATCAAGGAGGTAAGCTTCGGTGTGGACATCAACAATATCTTCAACCGCCACTATGCAGCCAGCGCATTCACCTGGGGCAATGCTATCGGTTACGGATATACATTGGACAAACGATTCAAGCAGATAGCCTACATCCCGATGGCAGATACCACCTGGATGACGCATCTTACATTGAAGTTCTAA
- a CDS encoding AraC family transcriptional regulator, producing MDTLYLLQFACFLFMLVNILILGITRLHMKWMNRRYEVSRWLIIGAMVGLAIQFLMQMLLGFRAQDAAVGAVFNILVYPPCFSLISIGIYNIEATHANRRKMSIVCASIYAAILAAFCIGFIQSGNFHIGSWIYVMIVLFAFSVAYCIYMIIVEIRKRRRMLEVMAGYDILPYVRYARASVFMVFFPAVALPFAVLSTKSLYVIGPLGLLAVFFFTLSFMALGYNYVPTEKLLDKEEEEEAAMESVEDNACLELQDEELENKKETLQSQHSERRQKIIREKLDEWCATKGYRDTSLNMITLARSLNINRYELSRYLSSCLNTTFRLWLAEVRFEAAKKMMLDNPDFGNDIISAECGFSSRTHLYRMFKEKEGCSPTAWREKNC from the coding sequence ATGGATACATTATATTTATTGCAGTTCGCCTGTTTTCTATTTATGCTCGTCAATATCCTCATCCTGGGTATTACCCGTCTGCACATGAAGTGGATGAACCGGCGATATGAAGTGTCACGATGGCTGATTATCGGAGCCATGGTAGGATTAGCCATACAATTTCTCATGCAGATGCTTCTGGGCTTCCGGGCTCAAGACGCTGCTGTGGGAGCCGTTTTCAACATTCTGGTCTATCCCCCTTGCTTTTCGCTCATCTCTATTGGCATTTACAATATCGAGGCAACGCATGCCAACCGCCGGAAGATGAGCATCGTTTGCGCCAGCATTTATGCCGCCATATTGGCTGCCTTTTGCATCGGCTTTATCCAGAGCGGAAACTTCCATATCGGCAGCTGGATTTATGTGATGATAGTCCTGTTCGCCTTCAGCGTAGCCTATTGCATCTATATGATAATAGTGGAAATCAGAAAGCGCAGAAGGATGCTGGAGGTGATGGCTGGTTATGATATCCTGCCTTATGTGAGATATGCGCGAGCCAGTGTGTTCATGGTCTTTTTCCCTGCAGTAGCCCTGCCTTTTGCAGTCCTTTCCACCAAATCTCTATATGTAATCGGACCTCTGGGACTGCTTGCTGTCTTTTTCTTCACGCTCAGTTTCATGGCTTTGGGCTATAATTACGTGCCTACCGAAAAACTCTTGGATAAGGAGGAAGAAGAGGAGGCTGCCATGGAAAGTGTGGAAGACAATGCCTGTTTAGAACTGCAGGATGAAGAACTTGAAAATAAGAAAGAAACTTTACAATCACAGCATTCAGAAAGACGGCAGAAGATCATCCGTGAGAAGTTGGATGAATGGTGTGCTACCAAGGGTTATAGGGATACGTCGCTGAATATGATTACCCTGGCACGTTCGTTGAATATCAACAGATACGAGTTGTCGCGCTACCTCTCATCCTGTCTCAATACCACCTTCCGCCTCTGGCTTGCCGAGGTGCGTTTTGAGGCTGCCAAGAAGATGATGTTGGATAACCCCGACTTCGGTAATGACATCATTTCTGCCGAGTGCGGCTTCTCTTCCCGTACCCATCTCTACCGTATGTTCAAAGAGAAAGAAGGCTGCTCTCCTACGGCTTGGAGGGAGAAAAACTGTTAA
- a CDS encoding alpha/beta hydrolase, translating to MKKVFWMIFMTFMVLNVNAQKSISSDEVITSNIQYKNGKDTYIKERCKLDICYDKSKKNSPVVVWYHGGGLTSGQKEIPELLKKQGFVVVSVNYRLLPKVKIDECLDDCAAALAWVFQNISQYGGDAKKIFVSGHSAGGYITTMLGLDKTWLSRYGVDANNIAGLIPFSGQMISHFAYRKMNGIDNLQPTIDKYAPLYHVRKDAAPLVLITGDRNIELFGRYEENAYMWRMMNLIGRPDTQLYELGGCGHGAMAQPAFHILIQTIHKMLGEKYNF from the coding sequence ATGAAAAAGGTTTTTTGGATGATATTCATGACTTTCATGGTCTTGAACGTGAATGCGCAGAAGTCCATTTCTTCTGACGAAGTGATAACAAGCAACATTCAATATAAGAATGGGAAAGATACTTATATCAAAGAACGTTGCAAACTCGACATCTGTTATGACAAGAGTAAAAAAAACTCACCTGTAGTAGTGTGGTATCACGGAGGCGGATTGACCAGTGGACAAAAAGAGATTCCCGAACTGCTGAAGAAACAAGGCTTTGTTGTAGTAAGTGTAAACTACCGTTTACTTCCCAAGGTAAAAATAGACGAATGCCTAGATGATTGTGCAGCTGCATTGGCATGGGTATTCCAAAATATCAGTCAATATGGTGGAGATGCAAAGAAAATATTTGTTTCGGGACATTCTGCCGGCGGCTATATTACAACCATGTTAGGATTAGATAAGACTTGGCTTTCACGTTATGGAGTTGATGCCAACAACATTGCCGGTCTGATTCCATTCAGCGGTCAGATGATTAGCCATTTTGCTTATCGCAAGATGAACGGCATCGATAATCTGCAACCAACTATCGACAAGTATGCCCCACTCTATCATGTTCGCAAGGATGCAGCTCCCTTGGTGTTGATAACAGGCGATCGCAACATAGAACTATTTGGCCGTTATGAAGAAAATGCATATATGTGGCGCATGATGAATCTGATAGGACGCCCAGACACCCAGCTTTACGAATTGGGCGGATGTGGTCATGGTGCCATGGCACAGCCAGCCTTCCACATTCTCATTCAGACTATCCATAAAATGCTAGGAGAAAAATACAATTTTTAA
- a CDS encoding SusC/RagA family TonB-linked outer membrane protein, whose protein sequence is MRKSKSNAMLRGLAASALVLMVSATAWGQKVKITGTVIDNTNEPVIGASVLENGTKNGVATDLDGHFTIEVQPGARLKISYIGYKNKEVKASNGVQIMLEEESNMLNEVVAIGYGSVKRKDVTTAVSSVSAKDLDTRPIVSAAAGMQGKAAGLQISQANGQPGASPTIRVRGTTSLNGSNDPLYVVDGVPMTNIDFLAADDIDNIQVLKDASSAAIYGSRAANGVIIIGTKQGKAGVAKVSLNAHYAFNTVRDNQESLNAAQYKELMDEIGLVKLPEGLKDQTDWKDEVFRTGNVQDYQLSITNGTDKLRYFISGGYTGENGVIKKSSYQRYNFRASVENDIRKWLRLNASVTYSDYTNKGTGIISGAGSNRGGVVTAIVNTPTYAPVWNPENPSQFYNNFYGVNITSPAENIARTQNNKSAYNRLLATGKATVTFMPELTYNTSLSFDRTQGTTTNFLDPISTTIGRQEFGTGYDGRNISSVIVWDNVLNYKKAFGKHSLDAMAGSSWTQSKWSQNYINGSNYANDLFPTLNAANKISWTGTGSSASDWAILSTFARLQYNWNDTYMVTANMRADGSSKLAPHHRWGYFPSFSGAWRVSNEKFMKNIKWIDDLKIRGGWGQTGNQSGLGDYSYLARYNINRVQWFGEGNDANSTPTFSQGNLSNPELTWETTTQTNIGLDLTVLGNRLTFYADYYYKKTKDMLMNITLPTGGAAASNLTYNGGSMINKGWEFAISSQNLTGALKWNTDFNISFNKNKLESLSLTQVYYEATTTDFVNEQVVRNTPGKPLGSFWGYVAEGVDPETGDMKYKDVTGDGLVSASDRTYIGDPNPDFTFGLTNTFSYKGLNLSILIQGSYGNDIYNVSRMETEGMYDGKNQSTKVLARWRVPGQITDVPKAKWDIRNSTYFVEDGSYLRVKDISLSYDVPRKLISRFGLTRLQPYVSATNLLTLTDYSGMDPEVNQYGNSGSVQGIDWGTYPLNKSVVLGVKVEF, encoded by the coding sequence ATGAGAAAATCAAAAAGTAATGCGATGTTGCGAGGACTAGCAGCCTCAGCACTCGTCCTAATGGTCTCGGCGACAGCTTGGGGACAGAAGGTGAAGATTACGGGTACTGTAATCGACAATACCAATGAACCCGTTATCGGAGCTTCGGTTCTGGAGAATGGTACCAAAAATGGTGTTGCTACAGACCTGGATGGTCACTTCACCATTGAAGTACAGCCAGGTGCCAGACTCAAAATTTCTTATATAGGTTATAAGAATAAGGAAGTGAAAGCTTCTAACGGCGTACAGATTATGCTCGAAGAGGAGTCTAATATGCTCAACGAAGTGGTGGCTATCGGTTATGGCTCTGTCAAGCGTAAGGATGTAACTACTGCCGTATCCAGTGTGTCAGCCAAAGACCTTGATACCCGTCCTATCGTATCTGCCGCAGCAGGTATGCAGGGAAAGGCAGCCGGTTTGCAGATTTCGCAAGCCAACGGTCAGCCAGGTGCTTCACCAACCATACGTGTGCGTGGTACCACCTCTTTAAATGGTAGTAATGATCCGCTCTATGTAGTAGATGGTGTGCCAATGACCAATATCGACTTTCTGGCAGCTGATGATATTGATAATATCCAGGTGTTGAAGGATGCCTCTTCTGCTGCAATCTATGGATCCCGTGCAGCCAATGGTGTCATCATTATCGGTACAAAGCAGGGTAAGGCTGGCGTAGCCAAGGTATCTCTGAATGCACATTATGCATTTAATACTGTACGTGACAACCAGGAATCTCTCAATGCGGCTCAGTATAAGGAGCTGATGGATGAAATCGGTCTTGTGAAACTGCCTGAAGGCTTGAAAGACCAGACCGACTGGAAAGACGAGGTGTTCCGTACGGGTAATGTACAGGACTACCAGCTCTCTATCACCAATGGTACTGATAAACTGAGATACTTTATCTCGGGTGGCTATACAGGCGAAAATGGTGTTATCAAGAAGTCAAGCTATCAGCGTTACAACTTCCGAGCATCTGTAGAGAACGATATACGTAAGTGGTTGCGACTCAATGCCAGTGTAACTTATTCTGATTATACCAACAAGGGTACAGGTATCATCTCGGGTGCCGGTTCTAACCGAGGCGGCGTAGTAACCGCTATTGTCAATACGCCAACCTATGCACCGGTATGGAATCCGGAGAATCCTAGCCAGTTCTACAACAACTTCTATGGCGTGAACATTACCTCGCCAGCAGAGAATATCGCCCGTACTCAGAATAATAAGTCGGCCTACAACCGATTGTTGGCAACCGGAAAGGCTACTGTCACCTTTATGCCTGAACTGACTTATAATACATCTCTCTCGTTCGACCGTACACAAGGAACAACCACCAACTTCCTTGACCCGATATCTACTACTATCGGCCGTCAGGAATTCGGTACAGGATATGATGGTAGAAACATCAGCAGCGTTATCGTATGGGACAATGTATTAAACTATAAGAAGGCATTCGGAAAGCACAGTCTGGATGCGATGGCTGGTAGTTCCTGGACACAGAGCAAGTGGAGCCAGAACTATATCAACGGTAGCAACTATGCCAACGATCTGTTCCCAACCTTGAATGCAGCCAACAAGATTTCCTGGACAGGAACCGGTTCGTCAGCTTCTGATTGGGCTATTCTCTCTACTTTCGCCCGTTTGCAGTACAACTGGAATGATACCTATATGGTAACCGCCAATATGCGTGCCGATGGTTCTTCCAAGTTGGCACCACATCACCGTTGGGGCTACTTCCCATCATTCTCTGGTGCCTGGCGCGTAAGCAATGAGAAATTCATGAAAAATATCAAGTGGATTGACGACTTGAAGATTCGTGGAGGCTGGGGACAGACCGGTAACCAGAGCGGATTGGGCGATTACAGCTATCTGGCAAGATACAATATCAATCGTGTGCAGTGGTTTGGCGAGGGAAATGATGCCAATTCTACTCCTACTTTCTCACAGGGCAACCTGAGCAATCCTGAACTGACTTGGGAAACAACAACCCAGACCAACATCGGTCTCGACTTGACCGTACTGGGCAACCGCCTCACCTTCTATGCTGATTACTATTATAAGAAGACCAAGGATATGTTGATGAACATCACCTTGCCGACAGGTGGTGCTGCTGCAAGTAACCTGACCTATAATGGCGGTTCGATGATCAACAAAGGCTGGGAGTTTGCCATCTCTTCACAGAATCTGACAGGCGCCTTGAAGTGGAATACAGATTTCAACATCTCATTCAACAAGAATAAGTTGGAGAGCCTGTCTCTGACTCAGGTATATTATGAAGCCACGACTACCGATTTCGTCAACGAACAGGTGGTTCGCAATACGCCAGGTAAGCCATTGGGCAGTTTCTGGGGATATGTAGCAGAAGGTGTGGATCCCGAGACCGGTGATATGAAGTATAAGGACGTGACCGGTGATGGTCTGGTATCAGCCAGTGACCGTACTTATATCGGTGATCCGAACCCAGACTTCACCTTCGGTTTGACCAATACCTTCTCTTATAAAGGCTTGAATCTCAGTATTCTTATCCAGGGAAGCTATGGCAACGATATCTACAACGTTTCACGTATGGAAACCGAAGGAATGTATGATGGTAAGAACCAAAGCACCAAGGTGCTTGCTCGCTGGAGAGTTCCTGGTCAGATTACCGATGTGCCAAAGGCTAAGTGGGATATCCGCAACTCAACCTACTTCGTAGAAGATGGCAGTTATCTCCGTGTAAAGGATATTTCTCTCTCTTACGATGTGCCTCGCAAACTGATTTCACGCTTTGGTCTGACCCGTCTGCAGCCATACGTATCAGCAACCAACCTGCTTACCCTGACCGACTATTCAGGTATGGATCCGGAGGTTAACCAGTATGGCAACAGTGGTAGTGTGCAGGGCATCGACTGGGGTACATATCCACTCAATAAGAGTGTAGTATTAGGTGTAAAAGTAGAATTCTAA
- a CDS encoding RagB/SusD family nutrient uptake outer membrane protein: MKTYHTIKTLALGGIAMFSLASCSLDYEPLSEPSEITQGGQTETSTAVLKDKAAADAQLKSLYELFRNRQEHTHLDYLLIGDSHSDNAYAGTTGAEVVPYETNSIDASNSVLSRDWNRYLDDIAQANVLINGVEQLKENGQISEAEYHSYKAQGEIFRALMMFRMARLWGSFPVITTIAKTITSENINEVYPTYYPPRKTPKECYEQIIADLTDAEQYAPDNDNSDRTKMTKTVAQAMLAKVYAEKEVQDYDKVIAYADKVMKTTGVELEDSYETLWGYDETAKDCMKRNTKEGILEVHWTTGSGNWETWMYGRQLDNWDYYFTWAKWITPSRDIINDFDKEGDEVRKNQAIVYYACTWSNYYPASNYPFMYKLRSSYNNIYWVRLADIILMKAEAEAYKGNLAESAKLVNQIRKRAKLKELTSDKTGSKESMIEAVLHERRLELAFEGERWFDLCRNNKVEQYLNGIDNRDSGRIRQVRQFDGNSYLLPIPQTALDQNTNLEQNPGY, translated from the coding sequence ATGAAAACATATCATACAATCAAGACATTGGCGCTCGGTGGCATCGCAATGTTCTCTTTGGCAAGTTGCTCTCTCGACTATGAGCCATTATCAGAGCCATCAGAAATAACACAGGGCGGTCAGACTGAGACCTCAACAGCCGTATTGAAGGACAAGGCTGCTGCTGATGCACAGCTCAAATCGCTCTATGAGTTGTTCCGCAACCGTCAGGAGCATACCCATCTCGACTATCTTCTGATAGGCGATTCACATAGCGACAATGCTTATGCCGGAACTACCGGTGCAGAGGTGGTACCTTATGAAACCAACTCTATCGATGCCAGCAACTCGGTATTGAGCCGTGACTGGAACCGCTATCTGGATGATATCGCCCAGGCAAATGTGCTGATCAATGGTGTTGAGCAATTGAAGGAGAATGGTCAGATATCAGAAGCAGAATATCATTCCTATAAGGCACAGGGCGAAATCTTCCGTGCCCTGATGATGTTCCGAATGGCTCGTCTGTGGGGTTCTTTCCCTGTCATCACGACTATCGCCAAGACCATTACATCCGAGAATATCAATGAGGTATATCCTACCTATTATCCACCTCGCAAGACGCCGAAGGAATGTTATGAGCAGATTATTGCCGACTTGACGGATGCTGAGCAGTATGCACCGGATAATGACAATTCCGACCGCACCAAGATGACCAAGACCGTAGCTCAGGCTATGCTTGCCAAGGTTTATGCCGAAAAGGAAGTGCAGGATTATGACAAGGTAATCGCTTATGCCGACAAGGTGATGAAGACAACCGGTGTAGAGCTGGAAGACAGTTATGAAACTCTTTGGGGCTATGATGAGACTGCGAAAGACTGCATGAAACGCAATACCAAAGAAGGTATTCTGGAGGTGCATTGGACAACCGGTAGCGGAAACTGGGAAACCTGGATGTACGGCCGTCAGTTAGACAACTGGGATTATTACTTTACCTGGGCAAAGTGGATTACTCCTTCACGAGACATCATCAATGACTTTGACAAGGAAGGTGATGAGGTTCGTAAGAATCAGGCTATCGTATATTATGCCTGTACCTGGAGCAACTATTATCCGGCTTCCAACTATCCGTTCATGTATAAGTTACGCTCTTCATACAATAATATTTACTGGGTTCGCTTAGCTGATATTATCCTGATGAAGGCTGAGGCAGAAGCCTATAAGGGCAATCTTGCCGAGAGTGCGAAACTCGTGAACCAGATTCGCAAGCGTGCCAAACTGAAGGAACTGACATCCGACAAGACTGGCAGCAAGGAATCTATGATAGAGGCTGTTCTCCATGAGCGCCGTCTGGAACTTGCCTTTGAGGGAGAACGCTGGTTCGACCTCTGCCGCAACAACAAGGTGGAGCAATATCTCAACGGAATAGACAACCGTGACAGCGGACGCATCAGACAGGTAAGACAGTTTGACGGCAACTCATACCTGTTGCCAATTCCACAGACCGCTCTTGACCAGAATACCAATCTAGAGCAGAATCCAGGTTACTAA
- a CDS encoding glycoside hydrolase family 30 protein, whose amino-acid sequence MKYYSSKLMMLVCATAFSVTACSSSNSFSDPVDFDTPSEAPNPVPAQGTAKTFITTADGVYSLAQGEVKLYNGVSMAPTTIELDLNKKYQTIDGFGYAITYSSCYNLMQMNPEARLALLKRIYSTTEGYGVSYARISLGCNDFSSTEYTYCDTKGSEADPISNFALYSDENDYVIPVLKEILAINPNLKIIAAPWTCPKWMKVTDLNTKNPKDSWTDGHLNPDYREVYAKYFVKFINVMKEKGINIYAVSPQNEPLNKANCASLYMPWQEEAPFVKELAAQFKKNNLQTKIYVFDHNYNYDKIADQEDYPVKLYNAIGDNFEGSELVVGAAYHDYGGNNSELTDIHNQRPDKELIFSETSIGTWNNGRDLSKRLMADMKNVALATVNQNCKAVLVWNLMLDNKMGPNLDGGCQTCYGAIDINQNGYNQLSYNSHYYIINHMSSVVAPGAVRIGNTSRTVNDSNITHAEFVNPDGSYAAVIINEGDEAKSINLSDGTHNFTCNVPANGVISCKWNK is encoded by the coding sequence ATGAAATACTATAGCAGTAAACTGATGATGCTGGTCTGCGCAACAGCTTTCTCTGTGACAGCTTGCAGCAGCAGTAACTCATTCTCAGATCCTGTAGACTTTGATACTCCTAGTGAGGCACCAAATCCAGTACCGGCACAAGGAACAGCCAAAACTTTCATTACCACAGCCGATGGAGTCTATTCATTGGCACAGGGTGAGGTAAAGTTGTATAATGGAGTATCTATGGCACCAACCACCATCGAACTCGATTTAAATAAGAAGTATCAGACGATTGATGGATTCGGTTATGCCATCACTTATTCATCCTGCTATAATCTGATGCAGATGAACCCAGAGGCGCGTCTGGCTCTTTTGAAGCGCATTTACTCTACCACAGAGGGTTATGGCGTAAGTTATGCCCGTATCTCTTTGGGATGCAACGACTTTTCAAGTACAGAGTATACCTATTGCGACACGAAGGGCAGCGAGGCTGATCCTATCAGCAACTTCGCGCTCTATAGCGATGAGAACGATTATGTGATTCCTGTGTTGAAGGAGATTCTTGCCATCAATCCTAATCTGAAGATTATCGCTGCTCCTTGGACTTGTCCGAAATGGATGAAGGTGACAGACCTCAACACCAAGAACCCTAAGGATTCATGGACAGATGGTCATCTCAATCCTGATTATCGCGAGGTTTATGCCAAGTACTTTGTGAAGTTTATTAATGTGATGAAGGAAAAAGGTATCAATATCTATGCTGTTAGTCCTCAGAATGAACCATTGAACAAGGCAAACTGTGCATCTCTCTATATGCCTTGGCAGGAAGAGGCTCCTTTCGTAAAGGAATTGGCAGCGCAGTTTAAAAAGAATAATCTGCAGACCAAGATTTATGTCTTCGATCACAACTACAACTATGACAAGATTGCTGATCAGGAAGATTATCCTGTGAAACTCTACAATGCTATCGGTGATAACTTTGAGGGTTCAGAGCTGGTTGTAGGTGCTGCTTATCATGATTATGGCGGCAATAACAGCGAGTTGACTGATATCCACAATCAGCGTCCTGACAAGGAACTGATATTCTCGGAAACCAGTATCGGAACCTGGAATAACGGACGTGACTTGAGTAAACGACTGATGGCGGATATGAAGAATGTGGCGCTCGCTACGGTAAACCAGAATTGCAAGGCTGTGCTTGTATGGAATCTGATGCTTGACAATAAGATGGGACCTAACCTGGATGGTGGATGCCAGACCTGCTATGGTGCTATTGATATCAATCAGAATGGCTACAACCAGTTGAGCTACAATTCTCATTATTACATCATCAACCACATGTCTAGTGTCGTTGCTCCTGGTGCGGTTCGCATTGGTAATACGTCCCGCACCGTTAATGACAGCAATATTACACATGCTGAGTTTGTTAATCCTGATGGTAGTTATGCTGCTGTCATTATCAACGAGGGAGATGAGGCTAAGTCAATCAACCTCAGTGATGGAACTCATAATTTTACCTGCAATGTTCCTGCTAATGGTGTGATTTCTTGCAAGTGGAATAAGTAA